A DNA window from Stenotrophomonas sp. 57 contains the following coding sequences:
- a CDS encoding UDP-N-acetylglucosamine acyltransferase — protein sequence MKKFLFAAILAASLVGCTTNPPLNFSVPNVGVSSKKIDGELKSLTVTLARPDEAKGKIPAQAQHEVPQMWQNALTEALNKMAVFRDDAPVKLSLSVKILAIDIPSFGASMTTKTIARYELIDRATGSIVYTQDVSASGEVPFNYAFAGVIRARESISRSAQNNIAQFLQALETVDITRPMFPNKQEAP from the coding sequence ATGAAGAAGTTCCTGTTCGCAGCGATCCTCGCTGCGTCGCTGGTGGGCTGCACCACCAATCCGCCGCTCAATTTCTCGGTGCCGAACGTCGGGGTCAGCAGCAAGAAGATCGACGGTGAACTGAAGTCGCTGACGGTCACGCTGGCACGCCCGGACGAGGCCAAGGGCAAGATTCCGGCGCAGGCCCAGCATGAAGTGCCGCAGATGTGGCAGAACGCGCTGACCGAAGCACTGAACAAGATGGCGGTGTTCCGCGACGATGCGCCGGTGAAGCTGAGCCTGTCGGTGAAGATCCTGGCCATCGACATTCCCAGCTTCGGGGCATCGATGACGACCAAGACGATCGCCCGCTATGAACTGATCGATCGCGCCACCGGTAGCATCGTCTACACCCAGGACGTGAGCGCTTCGGGCGAGGTGCCGTTCAACTATGCCTTTGCCGGTGTCATCCGCGCCCGCGAATCGATCAGCCGCTCGGCGCAGAACAACATCGCCCAGTTCCTGCAGGCGCTGGAGACCGTGGACATCACCCGGCCGATGTTCCCGAACAAGCAGGAAGCGCCGTGA
- a CDS encoding helix-turn-helix domain-containing protein, translated as MRSRRWDGKSGCAVEVTLSVIGGVWKPIILFHLMSRKRRFMELTRRVPNATQSMLTSQLRELEADGVVIRHVYPEVPPKVEYELSEFGRTLVPVLLAMREWGETYRGHGSTDSGC; from the coding sequence ATGCGTAGCAGGCGTTGGGACGGCAAGAGCGGTTGCGCGGTGGAGGTCACGCTGTCAGTGATCGGCGGTGTGTGGAAGCCGATCATTCTTTTTCACCTGATGAGCCGCAAGCGACGTTTCATGGAACTGACGCGGCGGGTGCCCAACGCCACCCAGTCCATGCTCACCAGCCAGCTGCGGGAACTGGAGGCGGACGGGGTGGTGATCCGCCATGTCTATCCGGAGGTGCCGCCCAAGGTGGAGTACGAGCTTTCCGAATTCGGCCGCACGCTGGTGCCGGTGCTGCTGGCCATGCGCGAGTGGGGTGAAACCTATCGCGGCCATGGAAGCACGGACAGCGGTTGCTGA